A genomic stretch from Psilocybe cubensis strain MGC-MH-2018 chromosome 1, whole genome shotgun sequence includes:
- a CDS encoding Carboxypeptidase Y-like protein A (Carboxypeptidase Y homolog A): MFWAAGLLYLGALALAQHDYQRTFAANHGQYNEGLFTPAEDLSILSETEFTTLSHPEFPRYSVRVKKSQFCDETVKSYTGYIDIEARHLFFYFFESRNNPDKDDVIFWTNGGPGCSSSLGLFMELGPCRVLDANGTKFHPESWNSNANIFFVDQPIGVGFSYADYGEVVSTTEEAAKDIAAFVAIFFENFSKFKGRAFHMAGESYGGRYIPVFAAEVYDQNKKLVEAGMTPINLTSIMIGNGITDFYTMIPSYYDMACTPASVAPILDISTCTRMKQTIPRCKKWLKESCVDQLDAISCEAANVFCSQELSAPFFSSTKNPYDISRDCEGEISDTLCYPVTKHISSFLDRADVRSTLGVDPSITANFSSCSNDVGSRFYAKLDEFHPTHHYVSALLDRGVRALIYVGRNDWICNHVGNERWTLEFEWNGHKEFSVLPLREWSVAGKKAGMTRSAKGLTYATIDGAGHMVPYDKPKEALELVNRWLGNQDL; this comes from the exons ATGTTCTGGGCTGCTGGCTTGCTGTACTTAGgagcgttggcgttggcacAGCACGATTACCAGCGCACTTTTGCTG CCAACCATGGGCAATATAACGAAGGCTTATTCACACCAGCTGAAGACCTGTCAATCCTATCTGAAACCGAGTTTACGACGCTCAGCCATCCTGAATTCCCTCGTTACAGCGTGCGCGTCAAGAAGTCGCAATTCTGCGACGAGACAGTAAA GTCATACACGGGGTACATCGATATTGAAGCGCGCCATCTGTTCTTCTACTTCTTCGAGAGCAGAAACAACCCCGACAAAGACGATGTCATATTTTGGACCAACGGAG GCCCTGGgtgctcttcttctctcGGGCTTTTCATGGAACTCG GCCCCTGCAGAGTACTAGATGCTAACGGAACCAAATTCCACCCCGAATCGTGGAACTCGAACGCGAACATCTTCTTTGTCGACCAACCTATCGGTGTTGGATTTTCTTATGCAGACTATGGTGAAGTTGTG AGCACGACAGAGGAAGCCGCGAAGGATATAGCTGCATTCGTTGCCATTTTCTTCGAGAACTTTAGCAAATTCAAGGGCAGAGCATTCCACATGGCCGGCGAATCGTACGGGGGTCGCTACATTCCTGTTTTCGCAGCAGAAGTTTACGACCAGAACAAGAAGCTTGTAGAGGCCGGAATGACCCCAATTAATCTCACTTCTATCATGATCG GAAACGGAATCACTGACTTTTACACCATGATTCCATCGTACTACGACATGGCATGCACCCCCGCATCTGTAGCGCCGATTCTTGACATTTC AACATGCACTCGCATGAAGCAAACG ATCCCAAGATGCAAGAAATGGTTGAAAGAATCATGTGTCGACCAACTTGACGCCATCTCATGCGAAGCCGCAAATGTATTTTGTTCTCAAGAGCTCTCTGCCCCCTTCTTTAGTTCCA CCAAGAACCCTTACGACATCAGTCGTGACTGTGAAGGTGAAATCAGCGACACACTATGCTACCCAGTCACCAA GCACATTTCATCATTCCTCGATCGCGCCGACGTGCGCTCGACGCTCGGCGTCGACCCGTCCATCACAGCCAACTTCTCGTCGTGCTCCAACGACGTCGGTTCGCGGTTCTACGCCAAACTGGACGAATTCCACCCGACGCACCACTATGTGTCCGCTCTGCTCGACCGCGGCGTCCGCGCGCTCATCTATGTCGGACGTAACGATTGGATATGCAACCACGTCGGGAACGAGCGATGGACGCTCGAGTTCGAATGGAACGGTCACAAAGAGTTCAGCGTGCTGCCTCTGAGGGAGTGGAGTGTTGCTGGCAAGAAGGCGGGCATGACTAGGAGTGCCAAGGGTCTGACGTACGCCACAATCGACGGTGCAGGACATATG GTTCCTTATGACAAACCCAAGGAGGCCCTCGAGCTCGTCAATAGATGGTTGGGAAACCAAGATCTGTAA
- a CDS encoding Cullin-4 — MATLFALLSLPKTSEGLTALRPTVVTEQNEGSASPPRKVARLTADSDSASASRSKTTTHIGGSLQIRVIGDYKSKENPKEKQLNVLRRCIKTILTREPGPHDIIPATYENIYNTCHSVVSDSDCGEQLYNILKIELQQSIGQLSRNLLSSPEKEMTWLFSFNAALKWLETQISLLISLLTYLDQVYVIREKNVQSIHDLAYSMVASTIFGNAQVIGRMRSDVKSWLNWERANNRPHRDREVIPALIEHLLRHHQYSPFEEYYIDITRTFYLEESSFKSVALKADPQLFFDEASARIREEIERSNAVLPVATWSIVREVTENSLWKGRLEWLANATLSSYMDTKNFEKLGSMYALFSRVDGTKALCDAFAAHIRTRVANIVQDVDRDDDMVQRLLDFKDVADQATTRSFLAEKSQVTVTNSSNIPITPIASASELPAKQPDQQFLYALTDAFTIGFKSRRSKPAEMIAKYVDKSMRKGQGKLSDAEFQDMLDKVLALYRYTDDKDVFRTFYHRGLAKRLLLEKSASDDFEKAMLKKLKEKYDPEFGMGEDMFKDLALSRESIREYHSRLPEDSPGHKLTAMVLQRSAWPFSAQKDSIDLPPGMQEELTKYTDYYKSKHTGHVLAWNHSLGTATLKARFNTGAKELTVSLYQAIVLLLFNESPEIPYADIKEQTSMDEAELKRTLQSLACGKKKVLKKVPVGRDVDDTDVFHFNPDFKDPHPKVHINSIQAKVSPEESKKTNASIEDDRKHYLDAAIVRVMKARKEMTYEQLKAATIDAVKNHFVPQVETIKRRIDTLVETEYLERSETDRSVYKYIA, encoded by the exons ATGGCTACCTTATTTGCTTTGCTTTCCCTGCCAAAGACCTCGGAGGGCTTAACTGCCCTACGTCCGACAGTAGTCACAGAACAGAATGAAGGGTCGGCATCTCCTCCTCGCAAAGTTGCGCGGTTGACCGCCGATTCTgattctgcttctgcttctagATCAAAGACAACAACGCACATCGGAGGGTCACTCCAAATCCGAGTGATTGGGGATTATA AATCCAAGGAGAATCCCAAAGAAAAGCAATTGAATGTACTCCGAAGATGTATCAAAACGATATTGACACGCGAACCTGGCCCACACGATATCATCCCTGCCACCTATGAAAACATTTACAATACATGCCACAGCGTTgtctccgactccgactgTGGAGAACAGTTGTACAATATTTTGAAGATTGAACTGCAACAATCGATCGGCCAATTGTCAAGGAACTTATTGTCGTCTCCTGAGAAAGAAATGACATGGCTATTCTCTTTTAATGCTGCGTTGAAATGGCTAGAGACTCAGATC TCTCTTTTGATATCTCTCTTGACATACTTGGACCAAGTTTATGTTATCCGCGAAAAGAATGTTCAGAGCATCCA CGATCTCGCCTATTCGATGGTTGCCTCAACCATCTTTGGAAATGCTCAAGTCATTGGGAGAATGCGAAGTGATGTGAAATCATGGCTTAATTGGGAGCGAGCAAACAA TCGACCCCACCGAGATCGCGAAGTGATCCCTGCTCTGATCGAACATCTCCTTCGCCATCACCAGTACTCACCATTCGAAGAGTATTACATTGACATTACGCGTACTTTTTACCTGGAAGAATCATCGTTTAAATCAGTCGCTCTGAAAGCCGATCCCCAGCTTTTCTTTGACGAAGCTAGCGCGCGAATCAGAGAGGAAATTGAACGCAGCAATGCTGTTTTACCTGTCGCAACATGGAGCATTGTACGAGAGGTAACAGAGAATTCTCTGTGGAAAGGCAGATTGGAATGGCTGGCAAATGCTA CTCTTTCATCCTACATGGATACCAAGAACTTTGAAAAACTGGGTTCCATGTATGCACTCTTCTCCAGAGTTGACGGGACGAAAGCTCTGTGCGATGCATTCGCAGCACATATAAGG ACAAGGGTAGCCAACATTGTCCAAGATGTCGACAGGGATGACGATATGGTTCAGCGTCTTCTAGACTTCAAGGACGTGGCCGACCAAGCTACTACCCGCTCATTCTTGGCCGAGAAGAGCCAAGTAACTGTCACGAATTCTTCCAATATTCCCATCACACCAATTGCCTCTGCCAGCGAGCTGCCCGCAAAACAGCCTGACCAACAATTCCTATACGCGCTGACAGATGCGTTCACAATAGGGTTCAAGTCCCGCCGATCGAAGCCTGCAGAGATGATTGCCAAGTATGTCGACAAATCTATGCGTAAAGGGCAGGGAAAACTTAGCGACGCCGAGTTCCAAGACATGTTGGACAAAGTTCTTGCACTGTATCGCTATACGGACGACAAAGATGTGTTTAGGACATTCTATCATCGAGGTCTTGCGAAGAGGTTGCTCCTGGAGAAGAGTGCCTCAGATGATTTTGAAAAGGCTatgttgaagaagttgaaaGAGA AATACGACCCAGAGTTTGGTATGGGAGAAGATATGTTTAAAGACCTTGCTCTATCAAGGGAGTCCATTCGCGAATACCATAGCCGATTGCCAGAGGATAGCCCAGGGCATAAACTCACGGCCATGGTCCTGCAAAGGAGCGCATGGCCATTTTCTGCCCAGAAAGATTCTATCGACCTGCCCCCCGGC ATGCAAGAGGAACTCACGAAATATACGGATTACTACAAATCAAAGCATACTGGACATGTCCTTGCGTGGAACCACTCTCTCGGCACCGCCACTCTGAAAGCAAGGTTCAATACTGGGGCCAAGGAGCTGACTGTCAGTTTGTACCAGGCTATCGTTCTGCTTTTATTCAATGAATCTCCCGAAATTCCGTATGCTGATATCAAAGAGCAAACAAGCATGG ACGAAGCCGAATTGAAGAGGACTTTGCAGAGTCTAGCTTGCGGGAAGAAAAAGGTTCTTAAGAAGGTTCCGGTTGGAAGGGATGTCGACGATACCGACGTGTTCCACTTCAACCCCGACTTCAAGGATCCTCATCCTAAAGTACACATTAACTCTATTCAAGCGAAAGTCTCG CCCGAGGAATCTAAGAAGACCAACGCATCCATTGAGGATGACAGGAAGCATTACCTCGACGCTGCGATTGTGCGCGTGATGAAGGCCCGCAAAGAAATGACCTATGAACAGCTTAAGGCGGCGACTATCGACGCGGTCAAGAACCACTTTGTGCCACAAGTCGAAACCATCAAGAGGCGAATCGACACCCTCGTGGAGACGGAATATCTCGAAAGAAGCGAAACCGATAGAAGCGTGTATAAGTATATTGCATAG